TTTTTCGTAATATCTTTTAGTGCTTCTAAATTTTCAGCAAGAACAGGCTCTTCTATAAATAATAAGTTGAATTGCTCTAATTCTTTTATTAATACTTTTGCCATCGGTTTATGAACCCTTCCATGGAAATCTAAACCGATATCTAAGTCATATTTAAATGTATCTCGAAGTAATCCAATGCGCTCGACCACCTCATCGACCTTTTTGAATGAATCGACTATTTGCAATTCTTCTGTGGCATTCATTTTAACTGCTGTGAACCCTAAGTCCATCACTTTTTTAGCTTCATCTACCAAATCCTGTGGACGATCTCCACCGATCCAGCTGTATGTTTTTATTTTAGAGCGGCATGCCCCTCCCATTAACTCATGGATGCTTGCATTATAAAAATGCCCTTTAATATCCCAAAGTGCCTGATCAATACCAGCAATTGCACTCATTAGAATAGGACCTCCTCGGTAAAATCCACTCCGATACATCATATTCCAATGATCCTCAATGTGAAGAGGATTTTTGCCAATTAACTGGCTCATTAATTCTTCAACTGCTGCCTTTACCGTATGGGCCTTCCCTTCAATCACCGGCTCTCCCCATCCTACAAAGCCCTCATCTGTTTCAATTTTCAAAAACAGCCATCGTGGTGGGACTTGAAATAATTCAAAACGGGTAATTTTCATTTCGTTTCTCCTCTATACAATGAATTTTTTGCTCCCTTTGTATTCATTTGAACAGCAAAAACACTTCCAGATAACGGGTATTGTTGTAGTTGATCCTCTGTTAAATCACTTTTTGCTGTAGTAATCCAGAGCGTATCCAAAAATTCACCGGCAAATGAACAGCTTGTAACATACGGTGCTGGGACAATAATTTCACTTACAATTTCTCTACGTTGTGGATTAAACTGAATTACCTTTCCACCGCCCCAAATTGCTATCCATATATCCCCTTCCGAGTCGATTGTTATGCCATCAGGTGTCATTCCCTCTGGCAAACAAAAAATAACTTCTTTATTATCCCAATCATATCTATTATTTTTCTTCTGTACTGTATACAATTCCCTTTTGCCGCTATCTACGATGTACATCGTGTCGTTGAACCAGGAAATACCATTCGGAATAATAAAGCCTCGTGCCTCCTCTATAAGCTGACCTGTTTTTGTATAGCGGAAAATCGAACCATGCGGCTCTACAGGATTGTATTGCATTGTTCCAAACCAAAAATCACCATGCGGATCCACCTTGCCGTCATTACATCTCATATGAGAAGGAAGTTGGAAAGACTCACATAGCTGTTCATATTGATGGTCATCAAAAGAATAGCTAAACAAGCCTTTACTTGTGGCTAGTAGCATACGCTCTTCTTGCTCGTAAAATGCAAAACTACCAATATGAAATGGCAACTTACGCTTTTCAATTGCATCTCCTGTGATGTTTGAACGATATAAGCAACCATTTAAAATATCAGTCCAATATACTTTTTGACCTTTTTTATCGCAAAGCGGTCCTTCCCCTAAAGTTTGCTGTAATTTAACTTTTAATTTGGCTTCCATTGTCCTCACCTCTTTTGGAATTCATTTACAATCATTGTTATTTCCAGCGCTTTTTTTACAATTTCTTGATACTCAAGATCACCTATTGTTTTTCCATTTACGGGGAACGCACTTGATACACCTAAACAATATGCACCAGCTTCAAGGTATTCTAAAATATTCGAGGAATCTATACCACCAGTTGGTGCACATGGAATGAAGGGTAATGGGCCTGATAAATCCTTTATAAATTTACTACCTAGTAAATGCGCGGGAAAAACTTTAATGACTTGTGCACCTGCCTCATATGCTTCCAACATTTCAGTAGGGGTAAACGCACCTGGTATCATAATACAATCATTCAAAACAACTTTTTGAATGACCTCTTTATTCACAACAGGTGATAGCATAAAATCAACATGACAATTAAGCAATTGCTCTGCCATGTCTATTGATAGCACTGTCCCTGCACCAACTTTCATGGATGGGTAACGTTTTTTAATTTCACCAATTGTTGACACAATATCTTCTGAATCAGCTGTAATTTCCACACTCCTTACGCCACCTTCATAAAGCGCTTGGACAGCTTTTAAGCAATTCTCTTGTGTTAAACGCCGTAAAATAGCGATAATAGGATACTTTTTTAAATGCTCTAACGTGTTCATCTTTGCACTCCTCATCGAAAGACAGTATCATTTCCAGTAATTCGCTTTAGAAATCTGTCGAGTTCATCTATAGTCGGTAAATTTTCGATATCCCCCTCAGCCATAACAGCCATTGCGCCCATTGCATTTCCTTTCAATACACTGTCTCTCAAACTATCATTATGCAACGTGCTGTAAATCATACCAGCGGCAAAGGCATCGCCTGCTCCTATCGCATCCACCTCTTCTACTTCAAATGCTTCGACAAATCCACTCTCTTCTGGACTGAAAAAATAAGTACCTCTAGTGCCATCTTTTAAAATAATAAAAGCCTTTATTTCACTAGCCAGTTTATCGAGAATAACTTTCGGATCGGTAGATGTAATATTGAATAGAAATTGCGCTTCATGCACATTGGGCATAAAATAATCACAATGCATGACTAATTCTTTTAATTTTGCTATTTGGTCGTCACTTGATAACAACTTCATACGAATATTTGGATCAAAAAATATGCGCATCTGGTGTTTTTTTGCTAATCGTACACATTCCATACAGGTTTCATAAGCACTTTCACTCAACAATGGCGTAATTCCAGTAATATGCAAAATTTTCGCTTGTATGAACAATGACTCATCAATTTGTGTCTTATGAATTTGTGCAAAAGCAGAGTTTTGTCTGTAATAGTAAACGTTTGTCATCTCTACATTTCGATTTTCCTTCAACATAAGGCCTGTCGGGGCTTTCGTCGTAAATTTAACATTTGATATATCAACGGAATGCCCTTTCATAAATGCATAAATCGCATGCCCTAATTCATCGTCTCCTAGCTGACTAATCCATGACACTTGAACTTTCAAATTAGATAAAGCTATCGCTACGTTGGACTCTGCTCCAGCAAAGCTTCTTTTATAGCTAGAGGCATAACGCATTTTCCCTCTTTGGCTAGCAGTAAAAACTGCCATTGTCTCCCCTAATGTAATGACCTCCAAACCGTTCTCCCCTATTCGTATTGTGAAGTATATAATCTCGTGCTTAATCCACCATCTAAGACGATATTTGCACCGGTCATTTGCTTTGCCAGTGAAGAAGATAAGTAGACACACATATTGCCTACTTCCTCTGGATTACCAATCCTTCTTGTTGCATGCAATCCATTAATATGTTCTTGTACAACATCTGGTTGTTCAAATTGTGTAAGCCAAGTTCTATGATGATGTGTATCCATAAATCCTGGGGAAATCGCATTTACCCTTATTCCCTTATCACCTAAGCTTAATGCCAAACTTTTCGTGAAACCAATGACACCTGATTTTGCGGCAGCATACATCTCTGTATTTGGTAAAGTAGCTAGTACATGATTTGAAGCAATATTGATGATTGCCCCATTCTTTCTTTTCACCATTTCCTTACCGACTGCTTTCGATAATAAGAAAACACTTCTTAAATCCGTGTTCATGATTTTATCCCAATCTTCTAATGTGCAATCAAATATCGATTTAAATATGGTAATACCTGCATTGTTCACTAATGTATCTATTTTCCCGAATTCTTCAATTACTTGTTCCACTAATTGATCGATTTGAGATGCATTTGTTACATCTGTTTGTATAAACTTTGCTCGGTATCCAGCGCTCAATAGTTCTTGCTCAAGCGCCATACCTAACTGCTCCTGCAGTTCAGCAATAATAACAATCGCTTCCCTTTTCGCATATTCCCATGCAATGCCTCTGCCAATTCCTTGCCCTGAACCTGTCACGATAACTACTTGACCTCTTATATCCATTAAAAAGCACCTCACTTAGAACTTAATTAATTAATTTTATTAAGAATATACTATAACGTTATTGAACAATCAAACACAATATTGCATTTGTTTGAAATATTATTAAATTTCAGTTAATTAATTGACTACTATTTTTTATTTTGCTACATTCTATTTAAATAAAGTTAATTAATTAAATTTATTTAAGAGAATCAATTTATAACTTGTTCAATGGTAAGAAAGATAATATTTTCAGTTGTAAGCATACAGTTTATTTCTAATATTTTAGCGGGAACTATTAAAGAATAAGGAGCGAAAATGATGAATTCAAAAAAATTATTATCTTATAAAGGGAAACAACTATTTTTAAATGAACAGCCAATACAATTAATCTCAGGAGCGATTCATTACTTCAGATCAATGCCTGAAGATTGGGTTGATTATTTAACAAAACTGAAGGCTTGTGGATTTAAT
This portion of the Solibacillus daqui genome encodes:
- the dgoD gene encoding galactonate dehydratase, translating into MKITRFELFQVPPRWLFLKIETDEGFVGWGEPVIEGKAHTVKAAVEELMSQLIGKNPLHIEDHWNMMYRSGFYRGGPILMSAIAGIDQALWDIKGHFYNASIHELMGGACRSKIKTYSWIGGDRPQDLVDEAKKVMDLGFTAVKMNATEELQIVDSFKKVDEVVERIGLLRDTFKYDLDIGLDFHGRVHKPMAKVLIKELEQFNLLFIEEPVLAENLEALKDITKNSSTPIATGERMFSRWDFKQVLQEGFVDIIQPDLSHAGGITETKKIASMAEAYDVALAPHCPLGPIALASCLQVDATCYNAFIQEQSLGIHYNREGQDLLDYLKNPQVFHYEAGFITIPDGPGLGIEMNEAYIREMAQQGHDWKNPIWRHKDGSIAEW
- a CDS encoding sugar kinase yields the protein MEVITLGETMAVFTASQRGKMRYASSYKRSFAGAESNVAIALSNLKVQVSWISQLGDDELGHAIYAFMKGHSVDISNVKFTTKAPTGLMLKENRNVEMTNVYYYRQNSAFAQIHKTQIDESLFIQAKILHITGITPLLSESAYETCMECVRLAKKHQMRIFFDPNIRMKLLSSDDQIAKLKELVMHCDYFMPNVHEAQFLFNITSTDPKVILDKLASEIKAFIILKDGTRGTYFFSPEESGFVEAFEVEEVDAIGAGDAFAAGMIYSTLHNDSLRDSVLKGNAMGAMAVMAEGDIENLPTIDELDRFLKRITGNDTVFR
- a CDS encoding bifunctional 4-hydroxy-2-oxoglutarate aldolase/2-dehydro-3-deoxy-phosphogluconate aldolase is translated as MNTLEHLKKYPIIAILRRLTQENCLKAVQALYEGGVRSVEITADSEDIVSTIGEIKKRYPSMKVGAGTVLSIDMAEQLLNCHVDFMLSPVVNKEVIQKVVLNDCIMIPGAFTPTEMLEAYEAGAQVIKVFPAHLLGSKFIKDLSGPLPFIPCAPTGGIDSSNILEYLEAGAYCLGVSSAFPVNGKTIGDLEYQEIVKKALEITMIVNEFQKR
- a CDS encoding SDR family NAD(P)-dependent oxidoreductase encodes the protein MDIRGQVVIVTGSGQGIGRGIAWEYAKREAIVIIAELQEQLGMALEQELLSAGYRAKFIQTDVTNASQIDQLVEQVIEEFGKIDTLVNNAGITIFKSIFDCTLEDWDKIMNTDLRSVFLLSKAVGKEMVKRKNGAIINIASNHVLATLPNTEMYAAAKSGVIGFTKSLALSLGDKGIRVNAISPGFMDTHHHRTWLTQFEQPDVVQEHINGLHATRRIGNPEEVGNMCVYLSSSLAKQMTGANIVLDGGLSTRLYTSQYE
- a CDS encoding SMP-30/gluconolactonase/LRE family protein, with protein sequence MEAKLKVKLQQTLGEGPLCDKKGQKVYWTDILNGCLYRSNITGDAIEKRKLPFHIGSFAFYEQEERMLLATSKGLFSYSFDDHQYEQLCESFQLPSHMRCNDGKVDPHGDFWFGTMQYNPVEPHGSIFRYTKTGQLIEEARGFIIPNGISWFNDTMYIVDSGKRELYTVQKKNNRYDWDNKEVIFCLPEGMTPDGITIDSEGDIWIAIWGGGKVIQFNPQRREIVSEIIVPAPYVTSCSFAGEFLDTLWITTAKSDLTEDQLQQYPLSGSVFAVQMNTKGAKNSLYRGETK